One Gallus gallus isolate bGalGal1 chromosome 11, bGalGal1.mat.broiler.GRCg7b, whole genome shotgun sequence DNA window includes the following coding sequences:
- the LOC112533251 gene encoding uncharacterized protein LOC112533251, translating into MSSDMEEIGQLVQTVLESTALGKDSEEMQQQEGFFLNLLHEEGAVKVTVHWEVDEWSPAGGVAAEDEHPGSFTAGAMTLALFSAGNENHLLSLNQRSFSGKKTQILMWFLICMVPQKVTQWLVKKGWFSGTGFRFLRANINVAASSSLCVLR; encoded by the exons ATGTcttctgacatggaagaaaTTGGACAGCTCGTACAAACAGTTCTTGAATCAACAGCCTTG GGCAAAGACAGTGAGGAGATGCAGCAGCAAGAGGGcttctttttaaatctgttgCATGAAGAAG GGGCAGTGAAGGTCACCGTGCACTGGGAGGTGGATGAGTGGAGTCCGGCCGGAGGCGTGGCAGCAGAGGACGAGCATCCCGGTAGTTTTACAGCAGGAGCAATGacccttgctttgttttctgcag GAAATGAAAATCATCTTTTAAGCCTGAATCAACGATCTTTTTCAGGTAAGAAAACTCAGATTCTAATGTGGTTCCTCATTTGCATGGTGCCACAGAAAGTGACACAGTGGCTTGTTAAAAAGGGTTGGTTCTCAGGTACAGGTTTCAGGTTTCTCAGAGCAAATATTAACGTGGCAGCTTCATCTTCTCTTTGTGTGCTTAGGTAG